One genomic region from Burkholderia latens encodes:
- the nagA gene encoding N-acetylglucosamine-6-phosphate deacetylase, which yields MLTGNILTPDGWIHGSIDSENGRIAALDGTPVEPAKNDAPYILPGFIDLHVHGGGGADVMEGGDAIDTIARTHAQFGTTSLLATTMTAPRDELMEVVANLGIAARTRTPGAARVLGVHLEGPYINPGKLGAQPDAAVSAVLDEVLKYLSIAPIRVVTLAPEIAGHIEIIGEMAARGVRVQLGHSLATYDDAVAALKHGACGFTHLFNAMSPLHHRNPGLVGAALAHAEYAEIIPDLLHVHPGAIRAALRAIPRLYVVTDSTSATGMPDGEYRLGSQHVTKCLGGVRLADGTLAGSTLTMDQALRNLVSLGLPIADVSNRMSRYAADYLGIADRGRLERGAWADLAVFDRDLNLTATYVEGESIVEYA from the coding sequence ATGCTGACTGGAAACATCCTGACCCCCGACGGCTGGATTCACGGCTCGATCGACAGCGAAAACGGCCGCATCGCCGCGCTCGACGGCACCCCTGTGGAGCCTGCGAAGAACGACGCGCCGTACATCCTGCCCGGCTTCATCGACCTGCACGTGCATGGCGGCGGCGGCGCCGACGTGATGGAAGGCGGCGACGCGATCGACACGATCGCGCGCACGCACGCGCAATTCGGCACGACGAGCCTGCTCGCGACGACGATGACCGCGCCCCGCGACGAACTGATGGAAGTCGTCGCGAACCTCGGCATCGCGGCGCGCACGCGTACGCCCGGCGCCGCGCGCGTGCTCGGCGTTCACCTCGAAGGCCCGTACATCAACCCCGGCAAGCTCGGCGCGCAGCCCGACGCGGCGGTGTCGGCCGTACTCGACGAAGTGCTGAAGTACCTGTCGATCGCACCGATCCGCGTCGTCACGCTCGCGCCGGAAATCGCCGGCCACATCGAGATCATCGGCGAGATGGCCGCGCGCGGCGTGCGCGTGCAGCTCGGCCACTCGCTCGCGACTTACGACGACGCCGTCGCCGCGCTCAAGCATGGCGCATGCGGGTTCACGCACCTGTTCAACGCGATGTCGCCGCTGCATCACCGCAATCCGGGCCTCGTCGGCGCGGCGCTCGCGCATGCCGAGTACGCGGAAATCATCCCCGATCTGCTGCACGTGCATCCCGGCGCGATCCGCGCTGCGCTGCGCGCGATCCCGCGCCTGTACGTCGTGACCGACAGCACGTCCGCCACCGGCATGCCCGACGGCGAATACCGGCTCGGCAGCCAGCATGTGACGAAGTGTCTCGGCGGCGTGCGGCTCGCCGACGGCACGCTCGCCGGCAGCACGCTGACGATGGATCAGGCGCTGCGCAATCTCGTGTCGCTCGGCCTGCCGATCGCCGACGTTTCGAACCGGATGTCGCGCTATGCGGCCGACTATCTCGGCATCGCCGATCGCGGGCGCCTCGAGCGCGGCGCGTGGGCCGACCTCGCGGTGTTCGATCGCGACCTGAACCTCACCGCGACCTACGTCGAAGGAGAATCGATTGTCGAATATGCTTAA
- the nagE gene encoding N-acetylglucosamine-specific PTS transporter subunit IIBC: MDGNPFLKIQGLGRALMLPIAVLPVAGILLRLGQPDVFNIKMIADAGGAIFDNLPLLFAIGVAVGFAKDNNGVAALAGAIGYLIETAIMKDIDPKLNMGVLSGIIAGVVAGLLYNRYKDIKLPDYLAFFGGKRFVPIITGLACVILGIVFGYVWQPIQHAIDAAGQWLTTAGAIGAFVFGFLNRLLLVTGLHHIINSLAWFVFGNFTPPAGGEIVHGDLHRFFAGDPTAGAFMAGFFPIMMFGLPAACLAMLHEAPKERRAMVGGLLFSMALTSFLTGVTEPIEFSFMFLAPVLYVIHAVLTGLSLAICQILGVKLGFTFSAGAIDYVLNYGLSTKGWIAIPLGIAYGVAYYGLFRFFIRKFNMATPGREPASADAAAQSYASGGFVAPAADAAAVAPRAQRYIAALGGAGNLTVVDACTTRLRLTVVDPEKVSEPELKSIGARGVLKRGGNSVQVIIGPEADIIADEMRAAIGSGATGAAAPAAAAPAQAVTGAAAGPLDPDPLRWLAVFGGATNVASLDAIATTRLRVVVRDATAVDRERLGALDVAWVSADTFHIVCGSAAVRYAEQLGARLPSAGGGAAAQPA, from the coding sequence ATGGACGGGAATCCGTTTCTGAAGATACAGGGCCTGGGCCGCGCGCTGATGCTGCCGATCGCGGTGTTGCCGGTCGCCGGCATCCTGCTGCGGCTCGGACAGCCGGACGTGTTCAACATCAAGATGATCGCCGATGCCGGCGGCGCGATCTTCGACAACCTGCCGCTGTTGTTCGCGATCGGCGTGGCGGTCGGCTTCGCGAAGGACAACAACGGCGTGGCGGCGCTTGCGGGCGCGATCGGTTATCTGATCGAAACCGCGATCATGAAGGACATCGATCCGAAGCTGAACATGGGGGTGCTGTCCGGGATCATCGCGGGCGTGGTCGCGGGCTTGCTGTACAACCGCTACAAGGACATCAAGCTGCCCGATTACCTCGCGTTCTTCGGCGGCAAGCGGTTCGTGCCGATCATCACGGGGCTGGCGTGCGTGATACTCGGGATCGTGTTCGGATACGTATGGCAGCCGATCCAGCATGCGATCGACGCGGCCGGCCAGTGGCTGACGACGGCGGGCGCGATCGGTGCGTTCGTGTTCGGCTTCCTGAACCGGCTGCTGCTCGTCACGGGCCTGCATCACATCATCAACTCGCTTGCGTGGTTCGTGTTCGGCAACTTCACGCCGCCGGCCGGCGGCGAGATCGTGCACGGCGACCTGCACCGCTTCTTCGCCGGCGATCCGACCGCGGGCGCCTTCATGGCCGGTTTCTTCCCGATCATGATGTTCGGCCTGCCGGCCGCGTGTCTCGCGATGCTGCATGAAGCGCCGAAGGAGCGCCGCGCGATGGTCGGGGGGCTGCTGTTCTCGATGGCGCTCACGTCATTCCTGACCGGCGTGACCGAGCCGATCGAATTCAGCTTCATGTTTCTCGCGCCGGTGCTGTACGTGATCCATGCGGTACTTACCGGGCTGTCGCTCGCGATCTGCCAGATCCTCGGCGTGAAGCTCGGCTTCACGTTTTCGGCCGGCGCGATCGACTACGTGCTGAACTACGGGCTGTCGACGAAGGGCTGGATCGCGATTCCGCTCGGTATCGCGTATGGCGTCGCGTACTACGGGCTGTTCCGCTTCTTCATTCGCAAGTTCAACATGGCGACGCCGGGCCGCGAGCCGGCGTCGGCCGATGCCGCGGCGCAATCGTACGCATCGGGCGGCTTCGTCGCGCCGGCGGCCGATGCCGCAGCGGTCGCGCCGCGCGCGCAGCGCTACATCGCCGCGCTCGGCGGTGCGGGCAACCTGACGGTCGTCGACGCATGCACGACGCGCCTGCGCCTGACCGTCGTCGATCCGGAGAAAGTATCCGAGCCGGAACTGAAGTCGATCGGCGCGCGCGGCGTGCTCAAGCGCGGCGGCAACAGCGTGCAGGTGATCATCGGGCCGGAGGCCGACATCATCGCCGACGAAATGCGTGCGGCAATCGGTAGCGGCGCGACCGGTGCTGCCGCGCCGGCCGCGGCTGCCCCCGCGCAGGCTGTCACCGGCGCGGCGGCCGGGCCGCTCGACCCGGATCCGCTGCGCTGGCTTGCGGTGTTCGGCGGCGCGACCAACGTCGCATCGCTCGACGCGATCGCGACCACGCGTTTGCGTGTCGTCGTGCGCGATGCGACGGCGGTCGATCGGGAGCGGCTCGGCGCGCTCGATGTCGCGTGGGTGTCGGCCGACACGTTCCACATCGTCTGCGGCAGCGCGGCCGTGCGCTATGCGGAACAGCTCGGCGCGCGCCTGCCGTCGGCGGGTGGCGGCGCGGCCGCGCAACCGGCGTGA
- a CDS encoding error-prone DNA polymerase, with amino-acid sequence MVAQFSLLPDYAELFCRSNFSFLHGASHAEELVERAAELGYRGIAITDECSLAGAPRMHVAAKAKGLPLVIGSYFEVTPDEAAPGHDPGPGAFGFVLLAQNREGYGNLSELISWRRMASPKGTYTLTSRMLSAPPAQFAHLRGMPDCFAILVPTYPVRADVLDAQVAWFRATFGERARLGLVQLQRALDGAQREEIRDAGERRGVRVVALGDVTMHVRSCKPLQDVMTAIRVGMPVSECGYALAPNAEQHLRSRGRIAKLFAPAEIAETCAMLDACDFELDSLRYEYPDEIVPDGHTPTSYLEQETRAGAAARYPQGIPEKVEKLIRHELELIAKLSYEPFFLTVYDIVKYARSQNILCQGRGSAANSVVCYCLGITEVDPDQSTMLFERFISEKRGEPPDIDVDFEHQRREEVIQHIYEKYGKDRAALAAAVSTYRPRGVLRETGKALGVDPMLVDRVAKGHRWFDGSRDLLQQFSSTGLDPHTPLIRTWAELAARLLNFPRHLSQHSGGFVISRGKLTRLVPVENAAMDGRRVIQWDKDDLEALGLMKVDVLALGMLSALHRAFDLRTTWRGPEKNGEPFTLKHIPQDDKATYDMICRADTVGVFQIESRAQMSMLPRLKPRNYYDLVVQVSIVRPGPIQGGAVHPYLKRRRIVAGEEEGEITYPSDALKEVLERTLGVPIFQEQVMQIAIVAAGFTPGEADDLRRAMAAWKRKGNLEKYHDKIISGMLERNYTREFAEQIFEQIKGFGEYGFPESHAASFAKLAYASSWLKCHEPAIFVAALLNSQPMGFYAPAQLVQDAKRHGVKVFPADVTRSGWEASLEALPGQPPPHGQPAVRLGLSLVRGLGEAAARRIEAARAAGPFENVDALARRAQLERRDLEALAAANALATLAGHRRDALWRAVAAAPERDLLAAAPIDEAEQPALDAPSEADDILADYHATGLTLNRHPVALLRPALRAQRLSSAAELRDRPDGRLARACGLVIARQMPGTAKGVMFMTLEDETGCVNVIVRPELLARQRRETLDSRLLAASGVWQVVSDVRHLVAQHFEDLTPLLGGLRTSSREFH; translated from the coding sequence ATGGTTGCGCAATTCAGTCTGCTGCCCGATTACGCGGAGTTGTTCTGCCGTTCGAACTTTTCGTTCCTGCATGGCGCGTCGCATGCGGAAGAACTGGTCGAGCGGGCGGCGGAACTCGGCTATCGCGGGATCGCGATCACCGACGAATGCTCGCTCGCCGGCGCGCCGCGCATGCATGTTGCCGCGAAGGCGAAAGGATTGCCGCTCGTCATCGGTTCGTATTTCGAGGTCACGCCGGATGAAGCCGCACCCGGCCACGATCCGGGCCCCGGCGCGTTCGGGTTCGTGTTGCTCGCGCAGAACCGCGAAGGGTACGGCAACCTTTCCGAGCTGATTTCGTGGCGGCGCATGGCGTCGCCGAAGGGCACTTATACGCTGACGTCGCGGATGCTGTCGGCGCCGCCGGCCCAGTTCGCCCATTTGCGCGGCATGCCCGACTGCTTCGCGATTCTCGTGCCGACGTATCCGGTGCGGGCGGACGTGCTCGATGCACAGGTCGCATGGTTTCGCGCAACGTTCGGCGAGCGTGCGCGGCTCGGGCTCGTGCAGTTGCAGCGCGCGCTCGACGGTGCGCAGCGCGAAGAGATCCGCGACGCCGGCGAGCGTCGCGGTGTGCGCGTCGTCGCGCTCGGCGACGTGACGATGCATGTGCGCTCATGCAAGCCGCTGCAGGACGTGATGACGGCGATTCGCGTCGGTATGCCGGTTTCCGAATGCGGGTATGCGCTTGCGCCGAATGCGGAGCAGCATCTGCGTTCGCGCGGGCGGATCGCGAAGTTGTTCGCGCCGGCCGAGATCGCCGAGACGTGCGCGATGCTCGACGCGTGCGATTTCGAACTCGATTCGTTGCGCTACGAGTATCCCGACGAAATCGTGCCCGACGGCCACACACCGACGAGCTACCTGGAACAGGAAACGCGGGCGGGCGCGGCCGCGCGTTATCCGCAGGGCATTCCGGAGAAGGTCGAAAAGCTGATCCGCCATGAACTCGAGCTGATTGCAAAACTGAGCTACGAACCGTTCTTCCTGACCGTCTATGACATCGTCAAATACGCACGCAGCCAGAACATCCTGTGCCAGGGCCGCGGCTCGGCCGCGAACTCGGTCGTCTGCTATTGCCTCGGTATCACCGAGGTCGATCCCGACCAGAGCACGATGCTGTTCGAGCGCTTCATCAGCGAAAAGCGCGGCGAGCCGCCCGACATCGACGTCGACTTCGAGCATCAGCGCCGGGAAGAAGTGATCCAGCATATCTACGAAAAATACGGCAAGGATCGCGCCGCGCTCGCGGCCGCGGTATCGACGTATCGTCCGCGCGGCGTGCTGCGCGAAACCGGCAAGGCGCTCGGCGTCGATCCGATGCTGGTCGATCGCGTCGCGAAGGGGCATCGCTGGTTCGACGGCAGCCGCGATCTGCTGCAGCAATTCTCGTCGACCGGGCTCGACCCGCACACGCCGCTGATCCGCACGTGGGCGGAACTCGCCGCGCGCTTGCTCAACTTTCCGCGTCACCTGTCGCAGCACTCGGGGGGCTTCGTGATCAGCCGCGGCAAGCTCACGCGGCTCGTGCCGGTCGAGAACGCGGCGATGGACGGGCGGCGCGTGATCCAGTGGGACAAGGACGATCTCGAGGCGCTCGGGCTGATGAAGGTCGACGTGCTCGCGCTCGGCATGCTGTCGGCGCTGCATCGCGCGTTCGACCTGCGCACCACGTGGCGCGGGCCGGAGAAGAACGGCGAACCGTTCACGCTGAAACACATTCCGCAGGATGACAAAGCAACCTACGACATGATCTGCCGCGCCGATACGGTCGGCGTATTCCAGATCGAATCGCGTGCGCAGATGTCGATGCTGCCGCGGCTGAAGCCGCGCAATTACTACGATCTTGTCGTCCAGGTATCGATCGTGCGGCCCGGCCCGATTCAGGGCGGCGCGGTGCATCCGTACCTGAAGCGGCGCAGGATCGTGGCCGGTGAAGAGGAGGGTGAGATCACGTATCCGAGCGACGCGCTCAAGGAAGTGCTCGAGCGCACGCTCGGCGTGCCGATCTTCCAGGAGCAGGTGATGCAGATCGCGATCGTCGCCGCGGGTTTCACACCCGGTGAAGCGGATGACCTGCGCCGCGCGATGGCCGCGTGGAAGCGCAAGGGCAACCTCGAGAAGTATCACGACAAGATCATCAGCGGGATGCTCGAGCGCAACTACACGCGCGAGTTCGCCGAGCAGATCTTCGAGCAGATCAAGGGCTTCGGCGAATACGGTTTTCCCGAGAGTCATGCGGCCAGCTTCGCGAAACTCGCGTACGCGAGCAGCTGGCTTAAATGCCACGAACCGGCGATCTTCGTCGCCGCGCTGCTGAACAGCCAGCCGATGGGGTTCTACGCGCCCGCGCAACTCGTACAGGACGCGAAACGCCACGGCGTGAAGGTGTTCCCGGCCGACGTCACGCGCAGCGGCTGGGAGGCGTCGCTCGAAGCGCTGCCCGGCCAGCCGCCGCCGCACGGCCAGCCCGCGGTGCGGCTCGGCCTGTCGCTCGTGCGCGGTCTCGGCGAGGCCGCCGCACGGCGCATCGAGGCCGCGCGCGCGGCCGGCCCGTTCGAGAACGTCGATGCGCTCGCGCGCCGCGCGCAGCTCGAACGGCGCGATCTCGAAGCGCTCGCCGCCGCGAACGCGCTCGCGACGCTCGCCGGCCATCGCCGCGATGCATTGTGGCGGGCCGTCGCCGCGGCGCCCGAGCGCGACCTGCTCGCCGCCGCGCCGATCGACGAGGCGGAGCAGCCCGCGCTCGACGCGCCATCCGAAGCCGACGACATCCTCGCCGACTATCACGCCACCGGCCTCACGCTGAACCGCCATCCGGTCGCGCTGCTGCGGCCCGCGTTGCGTGCGCAGCGATTGTCGTCCGCGGCAGAGCTGCGCGACCGCCCCGACGGCCGCCTCGCACGCGCGTGCGGGCTCGTGATCGCGCGACAGATGCCGGGCACCGCGAAGGGCGTGATGTTCATGACGCTCGAGGACGAAACGGGCTGCGTAAACGTGATCGTGCGGCCCGAACTGCTCGCGCGGCAGCGCCGCGAAACGCTCGATTCGCGGCTGCTCGCAGCATCGGGCGTGTGGCAAGTCGTCAGCGACGTGAGGCACCTCGTCGCGCAGCATTTCGAGGACCTGACGCCGCTGCTCGGCGGCCTGCGCACGTCGAGCCGCGAGTTTCACTGA
- a CDS encoding GntR family transcriptional regulator has product METGWSELAPDPLDDTPLYLQLARNLTSAIHAGAWRAGEALPSERLLSASVGVSRITARRALALLVEQGLIKRARGAGSFITPRVADPLSRLVGFTAKMQQRGFVPDSVWLSRTLRAASRDELTRLGLAPGATVARLERLRRADGIVMAVEHSTLPAAVVPDPQALGASLYEYLDARGMTVVRALQHFRAANATHDVAKWMAVKPGSALLVITRIGYGTDQRAIEVTETYCRDDYYDFVAELKR; this is encoded by the coding sequence ATGGAAACCGGCTGGTCCGAACTGGCGCCCGATCCCCTCGACGACACGCCGCTGTATCTGCAGCTTGCCCGCAATCTAACGAGCGCGATTCATGCCGGCGCGTGGCGGGCAGGCGAGGCGCTGCCGTCGGAGCGGCTGTTGTCGGCGTCGGTCGGCGTGTCGCGGATCACCGCGCGCCGCGCGCTCGCGCTGCTGGTCGAGCAGGGGCTGATCAAGCGGGCGCGTGGTGCGGGCAGTTTCATCACGCCGCGCGTCGCCGATCCGCTGTCGCGGCTCGTGGGCTTCACCGCGAAGATGCAGCAGCGCGGTTTCGTGCCCGATTCGGTGTGGCTGTCGCGCACGCTGCGCGCCGCCAGCCGCGACGAGCTCACGCGGCTCGGGCTCGCGCCGGGCGCGACGGTCGCACGGCTCGAGCGGCTGCGCCGCGCGGACGGCATCGTGATGGCCGTCGAGCATTCGACGCTGCCGGCCGCGGTGGTGCCGGATCCGCAGGCGCTCGGCGCGTCGCTGTACGAGTACCTCGACGCGCGCGGGATGACGGTCGTGCGCGCGCTGCAACACTTTCGCGCGGCGAACGCGACGCACGACGTCGCGAAATGGATGGCGGTGAAGCCGGGTTCCGCACTGCTCGTGATCACGCGCATCGGCTACGGCACCGACCAGCGCGCGATCGAAGTGACCGAAACGTATTGCCGCGACGATTACTACGACTTCGTCGCCGAACTGAAACGCTGA
- a CDS encoding SIS domain-containing protein produces the protein MLKEARESAQVVAAQLADTTRVEALAGQLLDHPPAVALTVARGSSDHAASYFASLTMSRLGVPVASLPMSVATLQQAPLKVQDQLALAFSQSGKSPDLVNTMAALREAGARTVAAVNVLPSPLADACEHQLPLMAGPELSVAATKSYIAMLSLSAQIVAYWQRDAALATALRGLPDVLAQAGRLDWSPAVDALAGIERMIVIGRGLGLAIAQEAALKLKETSGIQAEAFSSAEVRHGPMELIDRDYPLLVFAPPGPEQAGLLQLAHDMRARGAAVLLAAPAGTPGVSGTVLPLAQSTHSALDPIAAILSFYVMAAELAVARGRNPDTPRHLNKVTETH, from the coding sequence ATGCTTAAGGAAGCGCGCGAGTCCGCTCAGGTCGTCGCCGCGCAACTCGCCGACACCACGCGCGTCGAAGCGCTCGCCGGCCAACTGCTCGATCATCCGCCGGCCGTCGCGCTGACGGTCGCGCGCGGCAGCTCGGATCACGCCGCCAGCTATTTCGCGAGCCTGACGATGAGCCGCCTCGGCGTGCCCGTCGCGTCGCTGCCGATGTCGGTCGCGACGCTGCAGCAGGCGCCGCTGAAGGTGCAGGACCAGCTCGCGCTTGCGTTCTCGCAGTCGGGCAAGAGCCCCGATCTCGTCAACACGATGGCCGCGCTGCGCGAAGCCGGCGCGCGCACCGTTGCTGCCGTGAACGTGCTGCCGTCGCCGCTCGCCGACGCGTGCGAGCACCAGCTGCCGCTCATGGCCGGCCCCGAACTGTCGGTTGCGGCGACCAAGAGCTATATCGCGATGCTGTCGCTGTCCGCGCAGATCGTCGCGTACTGGCAGCGCGACGCCGCGCTGGCGACCGCGTTGCGCGGCCTGCCCGACGTGCTCGCGCAGGCCGGCCGGCTCGACTGGTCGCCGGCCGTTGACGCGCTCGCGGGTATCGAGCGGATGATCGTGATCGGCCGCGGCCTGGGCCTCGCGATCGCTCAGGAAGCCGCGCTGAAGCTGAAGGAAACGTCCGGGATCCAGGCCGAGGCGTTTTCGAGCGCCGAGGTCCGTCACGGCCCGATGGAACTGATCGACCGCGACTATCCGTTGCTCGTGTTCGCACCGCCGGGGCCGGAGCAGGCCGGGCTGCTGCAGCTCGCTCACGACATGCGTGCCCGCGGCGCCGCCGTGCTGCTCGCGGCGCCCGCCGGCACGCCGGGCGTGTCGGGCACCGTGCTGCCGCTTGCGCAATCCACGCATTCGGCGCTCGACCCGATCGCCGCCATTCTTTCGTTCTACGTGATGGCGGCCGAGCTTGCCGTCGCGCGCGGGCGCAATCCCGACACGCCGCGCCACCTGAACAAAGTCACCGAAACGCACTGA
- the ptsP gene encoding phosphoenolpyruvate--protein phosphotransferase, with the protein MRRAEESQLKSSTHDQIVLLSPLTGPIVALADVPDPVFSGGMFGDGIGIDPLAGKLVAPCAGIVSHLARTGHAVTITTPQGAEVLLHIGIDTVELNGQGFTARVEAGARVDAGDLLIEFDQDAVARSAHSLVSVIAIANSDAFDVVERASGFATAGETPLLTLRGKGEAAAQAAQAGAAAMNEVRREIVLTQPGGLHARPAARARESVRGLDATVDVQFEGRKASIASVVGLLGLGAGEGTTIELIGRGAQARQAVDAVERELLREAHGEVEEKPARLRSPAPQTVARDTGAPADPDTLAGVCAAPGIAVGALVRLDDADIVPPEQAAGTPASESRRLDQALKAVDAELDDTVRNASARGAVGEAGIFAVHRVLLEDPTLVDAARDQISLGKSAGFAWRATIRAQIDTLSKLDDALLAERAADLRDIEKRVLRALGHTSGATRALPDEAVLAAEEFTPSDLSSLDRQRVTALVMARGGATSHAAIIARQLGIPALVAVGDALYAIPDGTQVVVDASAGRLEHAPTALDVERARHERQRLDGVREANRQLAGVAAATIDGRAIEVAANIATLDDANTAVDNGADAVGLLRTELMFIHRQAAPTVIEHQQSYQSIVDALQGRTAIIRTLDVGADKEVDYLTLPPEPNPALGLRGIRLAQVRPDLLDDQLQGLLAVKPFGAVRILLPMVTDAGELVRLRKRIDEFARAQGRTEPIEVGVMIEVPSAALLADQLAQHADFLSIGTNDLTQYTLAMDRCQADLAAQSDGLHPAVLRLIDIAVRGAAKHGKWVGVCGALGGDPLAVPVLVGLGVTELSVDPVSVPGIKARVRRLDYQLCRQRAQELLALDSAQAVRAASREVWPLD; encoded by the coding sequence ATGAGACGCGCCGAGGAGTCCCAGTTGAAGAGTTCCACCCATGATCAGATTGTCCTGCTCAGCCCGTTGACGGGGCCGATCGTCGCGCTCGCCGATGTGCCCGATCCGGTGTTCTCCGGCGGGATGTTCGGCGACGGCATCGGCATCGATCCGCTCGCAGGCAAGCTCGTCGCACCGTGTGCCGGCATCGTGTCGCATCTCGCGCGCACCGGCCATGCGGTGACGATCACGACGCCGCAGGGCGCGGAAGTGCTGCTGCATATCGGCATCGATACCGTCGAGCTGAACGGGCAGGGCTTCACGGCGCGCGTCGAAGCCGGCGCGCGAGTCGATGCGGGCGACCTGCTGATCGAGTTCGACCAGGATGCGGTCGCGCGCAGCGCGCATTCGCTGGTGTCGGTCATCGCGATCGCGAACTCCGACGCGTTCGACGTCGTCGAGCGCGCGAGCGGTTTCGCGACGGCCGGCGAGACGCCGCTCCTGACGCTGCGCGGGAAAGGGGAAGCTGCGGCGCAAGCGGCGCAGGCGGGCGCCGCCGCGATGAACGAGGTGCGCCGCGAAATCGTGCTGACGCAGCCGGGCGGCCTGCATGCACGGCCGGCCGCGCGCGCACGCGAGTCGGTGCGCGGTTTGGATGCGACCGTCGACGTGCAATTCGAAGGCCGCAAGGCGTCGATCGCGAGCGTCGTGGGGCTGCTCGGCCTCGGCGCTGGCGAAGGGACGACGATCGAGCTGATCGGGCGCGGCGCACAGGCGCGGCAAGCGGTCGACGCGGTCGAACGGGAACTGCTGCGCGAAGCGCACGGCGAGGTCGAGGAGAAGCCGGCGCGGCTGCGCTCGCCCGCACCGCAGACGGTCGCGCGCGACACCGGCGCGCCCGCCGATCCGGACACGCTCGCGGGCGTGTGCGCGGCGCCGGGCATCGCGGTCGGCGCGCTCGTGCGTCTCGACGATGCGGACATCGTGCCGCCCGAACAGGCTGCCGGCACGCCTGCGTCCGAAAGCCGCCGGCTCGATCAGGCACTGAAGGCGGTCGACGCCGAACTCGACGACACGGTGCGCAACGCTTCGGCGCGCGGTGCGGTCGGCGAAGCGGGGATCTTCGCGGTTCATCGCGTACTGCTGGAGGACCCGACGCTGGTCGATGCGGCGCGCGACCAGATCAGTCTCGGCAAGAGCGCGGGCTTCGCGTGGCGCGCGACGATCCGCGCGCAGATCGACACGCTGTCGAAGCTCGACGACGCGCTGCTCGCCGAGCGCGCGGCCGACCTGCGCGACATCGAGAAGCGCGTGCTGCGCGCGCTCGGCCACACGAGCGGCGCGACGCGCGCGTTGCCGGACGAGGCCGTGCTCGCCGCGGAGGAATTCACGCCGTCGGACTTGTCGTCGCTCGATCGCCAGCGCGTGACCGCGCTGGTGATGGCGCGCGGCGGCGCAACGTCGCACGCGGCGATCATCGCGCGTCAGCTCGGCATTCCGGCGCTGGTGGCGGTCGGCGACGCGCTGTATGCGATTCCGGACGGCACGCAGGTCGTCGTCGATGCGAGTGCTGGCCGTCTCGAACACGCGCCGACCGCGCTCGACGTCGAGCGGGCGCGCCACGAGCGCCAGCGTCTGGACGGCGTACGCGAAGCGAACCGGCAGCTGGCCGGCGTTGCGGCCGCGACCATCGACGGTCGCGCGATCGAGGTCGCCGCGAACATCGCGACGCTCGACGACGCGAACACCGCCGTGGACAACGGCGCGGACGCGGTCGGCCTGCTGCGCACCGAATTGATGTTCATTCATCGCCAGGCCGCACCGACCGTCATCGAACACCAGCAGAGCTACCAGTCGATCGTTGACGCGCTGCAGGGCCGCACCGCGATCATCCGCACGCTCGACGTCGGCGCGGACAAGGAAGTCGACTACCTGACGCTGCCGCCCGAGCCGAACCCGGCGCTCGGCCTGCGCGGCATTCGCCTCGCGCAGGTGCGCCCCGATCTGCTCGACGATCAGCTGCAGGGCCTGCTCGCGGTGAAGCCGTTCGGCGCGGTGCGCATCCTGCTGCCGATGGTGACCGACGCGGGCGAGCTCGTGCGGTTGCGTAAGCGCATCGACGAATTTGCGCGCGCGCAAGGCCGCACCGAGCCGATCGAGGTCGGCGTGATGATCGAGGTGCCGTCGGCGGCGCTGCTTGCCGATCAGCTGGCGCAGCACGCGGATTTCCTGTCGATCGGCACCAACGACCTCACGCAATACACGCTCGCGATGGACCGCTGCCAGGCCGATCTCGCCGCGCAGTCCGACGGTCTGCATCCGGCCGTGCTGCGTCTGATCGACATCGCGGTGCGCGGCGCCGCAAAGCACGGCAAGTGGGTCGGCGTGTGCGGCGCGCTGGGCGGCGATCCGCTCGCGGTGCCGGTTCTCGTCGGCCTCGGCGTGACCGAACTGTCGGTCGACCCGGTATCGGTGCCGGGCATCAAGGCGCGTGTGCGCCGTCTCGATTACCAGCTGTGTCGCCAGCGTGCGCAGGAACTGCTCGCGCTCGACTCGGCACAGGCGGTAAGGGCAGCAAGCCGCGAGGTCTGGCCGCTCGACTGA